One Panicum virgatum strain AP13 chromosome 3N, P.virgatum_v5, whole genome shotgun sequence DNA segment encodes these proteins:
- the LOC120666364 gene encoding 60S ribosomal protein L6, mitochondrial-like, translated as MEAKFFRFLKHVGVGFKARSESQGRELFLKLGYSHEVQFTAPPAVRVFCFKPNIICCTGIDKHRVHQFAGAVRSCKPPEVYKGKGVLYIDEVIKLKPGKKQKK; from the coding sequence ATGGAAGCCAAGTTCTTCCGGTTTCTGAAGCACGTGGGGGTCGGTTTCAAAGCGAGGTCAGAGAGCCAAGGCCGTGAGCTGTTCCTGAAACTGGGCTACAGCCACGAGGTGCAGTTCACTGCCCCGCCCGCCGTCCGTGTCTTCTGCTTCAAGCCCAACATAATCTGCTGCACCGGCATTGACAAGCACAGGGTTCACCAGTTTGCTGGTGCCGTCCGGAGCTGCAAACCCCCAGAGGTGTACAAGGGGAAGGGCGTACTGTACATCGACGAGGTCATCAAGCTGAAGCCAGGGAAGAAGCAAAAGAAGTGA
- the LOC120666365 gene encoding rho GTPase-activating protein 2-like, with the protein MTGVVVVSSAGCKGGVGKRSSGGGGGEEKRRRRAAVLELLLAAVRRSVVACRVERVAAGGGAGWAAEEGVLEDAAAAAELREMEIGWPTDVRHVAHVTFDRFHGFLGLPVEFEDEMPCRVPSASASVFGVSAESMQCTYDAKGNSVPTILLLMQERLYARGGLKAEGIFRINPENDQEEHVRDQLNKGVVPQDIDVHCLASLIKAWFRELLEGVLDGLSPEQVLQCNSEGEFLDLVTLLRPTPAALLNWAIELMSDVVEEEELNKMNARNIAMVFAPNMTQMSDPLTALMHAVQVMNFLKTLILRTLRERDDAATGGECSPYSSPGSSSRHDVAECSYNSEQDMHRSCELSDMHSQISKSGRHADYLMRYNTCFDIEQEIDDHLSEVEEGSPRRLEHDIEVDRPEESARQQREMNSQVMAMEDVELKAEDQAVDKGLQKEEGMESMA; encoded by the exons atgacgGGTGTGGTGGTGGTCTCCAGCGCGGGGTGCAAGGGCGGCGTGGGGaagcggagctccggcggcgggggtggggaggagaagcggcggcggcgggctgcggtGCTGGAGCTGCTGCTCGCGGCCGTGCGGCGCTCCGTGGTGGCGTGCCGGGTGGAGCGCGTGGCCGCCGGGGGCGGAGCAGggtgggcggcggaggagggcgtactggaggacgcggcggcggcggcggagctgcggGAGATGGAGATCGGCTGGCCCACGGACGTCCGCCACGTCGCGCACGTCACCTTCGACCGCTTCCACGGCTTCCTCGGCCTACCCGTCGAGTTCGAGGACGAGATGCCGTGCCGCGTGCCCAGCGCCAG CGCCAGTGTTTTCGGTGTCTCAGCTGAATCAATGCAATGCACCTATGATGCCAAGGGCAATTCGGTTCCCACTATATTGCTGCTCATGCAAGAGAGGCTGTATGCCCGGGGGGGCCTGAAG GCCGAGGGGATATTTCGCATTAATCCAGAGAATGACCAAGAGGAGCACGTGAGGGACCAGCTAAACAAAGGAGTTGTGCCACAGGACATTGATGTTCACTGTTTGGCCAGCCTGATTAAG GCATGGTTCAGGGAACTTCTGGAAGGTGTGCTCGACGGCCTCTCCCCTGAGCAAGTGCTGCAGTGCAATTCTGAAGGGGAGTTCCTTGACCTTGTGACGCTATTGCGCCCCACTCCGGCAGCACTCCTCAATTGGGCTATTGAGCTCATGTCTGATGTTGTCGAAGAGGAAGAGCTCAACAAGATGAATGCTAGGAACATAGCCATGGTATTTGCGCCCAACATGACACAG ATGTCAGATCCATTGACGGCCCTGATGCATGCTGTCCAAGTCATGAACTTTCTCAAGACATTGATCCTGAGGACACTCCGGGAGCGCGATGATGCAGCCACCGGAGGGGAGTGCTCTCCATACTCCTCTCCAGGGTCATCCAGCCGGCATGACGTAGCTGAATGCTCCTACAACAGTGAGCAGGACATGCATAGGAGCTGTGAGCTGAGTGACATGCATAGCCAGATCAGCAAGTCCGGGAGACATGCCGATTACCTCATGAGGTACAACACCTGTTTTGACATTGAGCAAGAAATCGATGATCATCTGAGCGAGGTTGAAGAAGGGTCCCCTCGTAGGCTGGAGCACGATATTGAAGTGGACAGACCAGAGGAAAGTGCAAGACAACAACGTGAAATGAACTCGCAGGTGATGGCCATGGAGGATGTTGAGCTGAAAGCTGAGGACCAAGCAGTGGACAAGGGCCTACAGAAGGAAGAAGGAATGGAATCCATGGCATGA
- the LOC120666363 gene encoding peroxidase 24-like yields the protein MARCCSGMTSPTSSSVPPALLVAATLLLLLAGGCHVHGAPLKAHFYRRSCPAAEAVVRDIVLASVAADPAALPAKLLRLFFHDCFVRGCDASVLIDSTPGSGSAAAEKDAAPNASLGGFDVIDTAKAVLEAVCPGTVSCADIVALAARDAVSFQFGRDLWDVQLGRRDGVVSRASEARASIPSPSGNFTALEANFAAKGLDVKDLVILSGAHTIGVAHCNTFAARLSGGSGPNSAASADPALNAAYAAELRARCGPAAASNNATAVPMDPGSPARFDAHYFVNLKLGRGLFASDAALLADRRAAGMIHGLTRQEHFLREFGNAVRKMGRVGVLTGEHGEIRRHCRAVNSR from the exons ATGGCTCGGTGCTGCAGCGGCATGACGAGTCCGACGTCGTCGTCggtgccgccggcgctgctcgtGGCGgcgacgctgctgctgctgctggcgggCGGCTGCCACGTGCACGGCGCGCCGCTGAAGGCGCACTTCTACCGGCGCAGctgcccggcggcggaggcggtggtgcgCGACATCGTGCTGGCCAGCgtcgccgccgaccccgccgcGCTGCCCGCCAAGCTGCTCCGCCTCTtcttccacgactgcttcgtcAGA GGGTGCGACGCGTCGGTGCTGATCGACTCGACGCCGggcagcggcagcgcggcggcggagaaggacGCGGCGCCGAACGCGTCGCTGGGCGGGTTCGACGTGATCGACACCGCCAAGGCCGTGCTGGAGGCCGTGTGCCCCGGCACCGTCTCCTGCGCCGACAtcgtcgcgctcgccgcccgGGACGCCGTCTCCTTCCAA TTCGGGCGGGACCTGTGGGACGTGCAGctggggcggcgcgacggcgtggTGTCGCGGGCGTCGGAGGCGAGGGCGAGCATCCCCTCGCCGTCGGGCAACTTCACCGCCCTCGAGGCCAACTTCGCCGCCAAGGGCCTCGATGTCAAGGACCTCGTCATCCTCTCCG GAGCGCACACGATCGGCGTCGCCCACTGCAACACCTTCGCGGCGCGCCTCTCCGGCGGCTCCGGCCCCAactccgccgccagcgccgaccCGGCGCTGAACGCGGCGTACGCTGCGGAGCTCCGGGCGCGgtgcggcccggcggcggcgtccaacAACGCCACCGCGGTGCCCATGGACCCCGGGAGCCCCGCCCGGTTCGACGCGCACTACTTCGTCAACCTCAAGCTCGGGCGGGGCCTCTTCGCCTCCGacgccgcgctgctcgccgacCGCCGCGCGGCGGGGATGATCCACGGCCTCACCAGGCAGGAACACTTCCTCCGCGAGTTCGGGAACGCCGTCCGCAAGATGGGGCGCGTCGGCGTGCTCACCGGCGAGCACGGGGAGATCCGCCGGCACTGCAGGGCCGTCAACAGCCGCTGA